From the genome of Scyliorhinus canicula chromosome 29, sScyCan1.1, whole genome shotgun sequence, one region includes:
- the serpine1 gene encoding plasminogen activator inhibitor 1 — MKISSSSALCLATLLVVTATLSDAVKGRPVSELSADFGIRLFREIAASAGDRNVVFSPHGAATLMGMVQLGAAGDTLAQLASAMGFRLEDKGVPLALKHLQKDLTSKSNQDIVYVANSAFIQRNMQLLRAYQKNYRRLFNGWPKQVFFQQSKMATYIINKWVERQTRGMIPNFLRPGLLDPVLTRMVLLNAVYFKGVWKIPFPAEGTHQREFYKEDGTKILVPMMAQSAKLNASEFVTPTGLDYDVIELPYHGETLSMYIVAPYLKTVPLSALTNIITASLINEWKSNLETVKRHLVLPKFSLDSETDLRKPLSGMGITDMFNEGKADFTKINKTEPLFVSKALQKVKIEVNESGTKASSATAAIFYERMAPLEVVIDRPFLFLVRHNPTGTILFMGQVMEP; from the exons ATGAAGATCAGCAGCAGCTCCGCCCTGTGCTTGGCCACCCTCCTGGTCGTCACGGCAACCCTCTCCGACGCCGTCAAGGGCCGGCCCGTGTCCGAGCTCAGCGCCGACTTTGGGATACGCCTCTTCCGGGAAATTGCCGCCTCTGCCGGGGACCGGAACGTGGTGTTCTCGCCCCACGGCGCGGCGACCCTGATGGGAATGGTGCAGCTGGGAGCGGCCGGCGACACGCTGGCGCAGCTGGCGTCCGCCATGGGATTTCGGCTGGAAG ATAAGGGCGTACCTCTGGCCCTCAAGCACCTCCAGAAGGATCTGACCTCCAAGAGCAACCAGGACATTGTCTACGTGGCCAACAGCGCGTTCATCCAGAGGAACATGCAGCTCCTGAGAGCGTACCAGAAGAATTATCGCAGGCTGTTCAATGGCTGGCCAAAGCAAGTGTTCTTCCAgcaatccaagatggccacctacATCATCAACAAGTGGGTCGAAAGGCAAACCAGAG gtatGATCCCTAACTTCCTTCGTCCGGGTTTGCTGGATCCCGTTCTAACCCGCATGGTCCTGCTCAATGCCGTCTACTTCAAGGGCGTGTGGAAGATTCCGTTCCCGGCCGAGGGCACGCACCAGCGGGAGTTCTACAAGGAAGATGGCACCAAGATCCTGGTCCCCATGATGGCACAGAGCGCCAAATTAAATGCCA GTGAATTTGTGACCCCCACTGGCCTGGACTACGATGTCATTGAGCTGCCGTACCACGGGGAGACCCTCAGCATGTACATTGTGGCTCCGTACCTGAAGACGGTGCCGCTCTCCGCCCTCACGAACATCATTACTGCCTCGCTGATCAACGAGTGGAAGAGCAACCTGGAGACGGTGAAACGCCACCTCGTCCTGCCCAA ATTTTCCCTGGATAGCGAGACGGATCTGAGAAAGCCGCTGTCAGGCATGGGAATAACAGACATGTTCAACGAGGGGAAGGCAGACTTTACAAAGATCAACA AAACGGAGCCGCTGTTTGTGTCAAAGGCTCTGCAGAAAGTAAAGATTGAAGTTAACGAGAGTGGAACCAAAGCGTCTTCGGCCACAG CCGCCATCTTTTACGAGCGCATGGCTCCGCTCGAGGTTGTGATCGACCGGCCCTTCCTATTCTTGGTGCGACACAACCCCACAG